The following proteins are co-located in the Pedobacter sp. FW305-3-2-15-E-R2A2 genome:
- a CDS encoding TonB-dependent receptor, giving the protein MYKKFTASSRWDSCVKLKIIRMIKLVCVLFFLAVLQVNASTYAQKISLHFENAPMEEVLQTIRQQSGYDFLYGIQLLKTAKPVSLSLKDASIEEALKSCMKGQPFSYQINKKTVTITPLTGKTGDPVVFPVKGKVSDTKGTPLPGVNVRLKGTNIGAVTDQNGRFNLSLPDGSGTLSFSYLGFESQDKPVNNQNELNITLIENIQSLNDVVVVGYGTQKRSSLTGAVDRINAAAIEGKPVMNVTQALQGVSPNLIVQQRNAEPGGAMNLNIRGVGTMGDNSPLVVIDGLVGGDINLLNPSDIESVSVLKDAGSAAIYGSRSSNGVILITTKQGKKDSGMKIVLNGMAGIQVPHILYKPVKGYENAILRNEANVNAGLTPIYNAAQIRDFQKRGDEEWFLNSILKNSLQQNHNVSVSGGTSQSTYLVSMGYVDQRSNLVGPDYGLKRYNYRINLNNEYGKFKLNSILSYVKSQIKDHASSTSTLIVDAGRVPTIYKLQDEQGRYLTNEVLSEFNPLGILRNGGYRKYDNDNLFGSLNAEFAATDYLKLRAVLGGTLTANHLFARTMQVNYFPKGISGSDRNTDDVNDKNLFLNTQFMAEFNKTFNKDHQVTALVGISNESADNKSNAIYRKFTDPELGTPTSETVINATSTNSNQRTSESSLNSLFGRANYAYKDKYYTEINFRVDGSSKFSKQNRWGFFPAISAGYRLSQEDFMQDYRNRVGDLKIRGSYGILGNQNVGNYQFQTTYFSFPNAYSFGNKSVSGTGFTFANPDIRWERAATFNMGVDASFFKNKLTVSFDYFNKITRDILVPPTVPGLFGTSLPDFNAAKMQNKGWELSVNYHINAEHFKHQIGFNIGDSKNKVLGYEGREKISSSDEMQYIIREGLPYNSYVGLKTDGYFQNIDEVNNGPVPEGLTVVPGDIRYVDVNKDGVINDRDRFVLGNAFPRYTFGITYAMSYQNFDLSVFIQGVGKRNAFIRGEMVEPFHYNYGQVMYQHQLDYWTPVNPNARYPRLAANGSQSNTNNFRRGSDAYLYDAAYARLKNVQVGYSLSPGLAKKMGMQKLRIYATGQNLLTLSKLKFLDPENTEFSNNLSSSGANSARAYPTPVYVGMGLDVTF; this is encoded by the coding sequence ATGTATAAAAAATTTACTGCATCAAGCAGGTGGGATTCCTGTGTAAAGCTCAAAATTATCCGTATGATCAAACTGGTGTGTGTTCTATTTTTCCTTGCAGTTTTACAAGTGAATGCATCGACTTACGCACAGAAGATCAGTCTCCATTTTGAGAATGCCCCAATGGAAGAGGTCCTGCAGACCATCAGGCAACAGAGTGGTTATGACTTCCTTTATGGCATACAGTTGCTCAAGACGGCAAAGCCGGTTTCCTTATCGCTAAAAGATGCTTCCATCGAAGAAGCATTGAAAAGCTGTATGAAAGGCCAGCCCTTCAGCTATCAGATCAATAAAAAAACCGTCACGATTACGCCCTTAACTGGTAAAACCGGCGATCCGGTAGTCTTTCCGGTGAAAGGTAAAGTAAGTGATACTAAAGGCACGCCATTGCCCGGCGTTAATGTCAGGTTGAAAGGCACGAACATAGGAGCAGTGACCGATCAGAACGGACGCTTTAACCTTAGCCTTCCAGACGGTTCCGGAACACTGTCATTCAGCTACCTGGGCTTTGAAAGCCAGGATAAGCCGGTAAATAACCAAAACGAATTGAACATCACCCTGATTGAAAACATACAATCATTGAATGATGTGGTGGTAGTCGGTTATGGAACACAGAAGAGATCGAGCCTGACCGGTGCCGTGGATCGCATTAATGCGGCGGCTATTGAAGGAAAGCCGGTCATGAATGTGACTCAGGCCTTACAAGGCGTTTCTCCCAACCTGATCGTTCAGCAGCGTAATGCAGAACCAGGCGGCGCAATGAACCTGAACATCAGAGGGGTAGGCACAATGGGCGACAATAGCCCTTTGGTGGTCATAGATGGTCTGGTTGGTGGCGACATCAACCTCCTGAACCCCTCCGATATTGAAAGTGTTTCCGTATTAAAGGATGCAGGGAGTGCCGCGATTTATGGTTCCAGGTCCTCCAACGGAGTGATCCTGATCACCACTAAACAAGGAAAAAAGGACTCGGGAATGAAAATCGTCTTGAATGGCATGGCTGGTATACAGGTGCCACACATTTTGTATAAACCGGTTAAAGGATATGAAAATGCCATTCTCAGAAATGAAGCCAATGTAAATGCAGGTCTGACCCCCATTTATAATGCGGCCCAGATCAGAGACTTTCAGAAAAGAGGAGATGAGGAATGGTTTTTAAACTCCATCCTGAAAAATTCCCTGCAACAAAATCACAATGTCAGCGTATCGGGTGGAACGAGTCAGTCGACCTACCTTGTTTCCATGGGTTATGTCGATCAGCGAAGTAACCTCGTTGGCCCCGATTATGGCTTAAAAAGATACAATTACCGGATCAACCTAAATAATGAATATGGTAAATTTAAACTCAACTCGATCTTATCTTATGTGAAATCTCAGATCAAAGATCATGCTTCCAGTACTTCGACTTTAATTGTAGATGCGGGAAGGGTACCTACGATCTATAAACTCCAGGATGAGCAGGGCCGATACCTGACCAATGAAGTCCTGTCGGAATTTAATCCTTTAGGAATTTTAAGAAATGGAGGGTACCGTAAATATGACAACGACAATCTTTTCGGAAGCCTGAATGCCGAGTTTGCCGCCACAGACTACCTTAAATTAAGAGCGGTGCTTGGCGGAACGTTAACGGCAAATCACTTATTTGCAAGAACAATGCAGGTGAACTATTTTCCAAAAGGCATTTCCGGTTCAGACCGGAATACCGATGATGTAAATGATAAAAACCTTTTCCTCAATACTCAGTTTATGGCTGAGTTCAATAAAACTTTTAATAAAGACCATCAGGTAACGGCCCTGGTGGGGATTTCCAATGAATCTGCTGATAATAAAAGCAATGCCATTTACCGGAAATTTACAGATCCGGAGCTGGGGACCCCAACTTCAGAAACGGTGATCAATGCGACTTCCACAAACAGCAATCAACGTACTTCGGAAAGTAGCTTGAATTCATTATTTGGTCGTGCAAACTATGCCTATAAGGATAAGTACTATACGGAAATCAATTTCAGGGTGGATGGATCTTCCAAATTTAGTAAACAAAACCGATGGGGATTTTTTCCGGCGATCTCGGCGGGATATCGTTTGAGTCAGGAAGATTTTATGCAGGATTACCGCAACCGGGTTGGTGACCTGAAGATCAGGGGATCTTATGGGATTCTGGGGAATCAGAATGTAGGTAATTATCAATTTCAGACCACCTATTTTAGTTTCCCCAATGCGTATAGTTTCGGTAATAAATCTGTTAGTGGTACCGGCTTTACCTTTGCAAATCCAGATATCCGCTGGGAAAGAGCAGCGACTTTTAACATGGGCGTTGACGCTTCCTTCTTTAAGAATAAGCTGACGGTTTCTTTTGATTACTTTAATAAAATAACCAGGGACATCCTTGTGCCACCAACGGTGCCGGGCCTCTTTGGAACTTCATTGCCGGATTTTAATGCGGCTAAAATGCAGAACAAAGGCTGGGAACTAAGTGTGAACTACCACATCAACGCGGAGCATTTTAAACACCAGATCGGATTTAACATCGGCGACTCGAAAAACAAGGTGCTGGGTTACGAAGGAAGGGAGAAAATCTCCAGCTCAGATGAGATGCAATACATCATCCGTGAAGGATTGCCTTACAATTCTTATGTCGGACTGAAAACGGATGGATACTTCCAGAACATTGACGAAGTAAACAATGGACCGGTACCCGAAGGTTTAACGGTCGTTCCCGGAGATATCCGCTATGTGGATGTCAATAAAGATGGCGTAATCAACGACAGGGATCGTTTTGTTTTGGGGAATGCTTTTCCGAGATACACCTTTGGCATCACTTACGCGATGAGTTATCAAAACTTTGATTTAAGTGTCTTTATTCAGGGCGTAGGTAAACGGAATGCATTTATACGCGGGGAGATGGTAGAACCTTTCCATTACAACTATGGACAGGTGATGTATCAGCACCAGCTGGACTATTGGACACCAGTTAATCCCAATGCCCGATATCCCAGATTAGCAGCCAATGGCAGTCAGTCGAATACCAATAATTTTAGAAGAGGATCGGATGCCTATTTGTACGATGCGGCTTATGCGAGGCTTAAAAATGTACAGGTTGGCTATTCTCTATCGCCGGGACTGGCTAAAAAGATGGGCATGCAGAAGCTGAGGATTTATGCGACGGGGCAGAACCTGCTGACGCTGTCTAAACTGAAGTTCCTGGATCCGGAGAACACTGAATTTAGCAATAATTTGTCCAGTAGTGGCGCCAATAGCGCCAGAGCCTATCCGACTCCTGTATATGTGGGAATGGGGCTTGATGTTACTTTTTAA
- a CDS encoding FecR family protein produces MNREEYQQLIHKVSDGMATDHELALYNRYFHAYQKSEEWEESEMGQQQELKLKLDQLVFAQIRTKPTLSLRPLIFKLAIAAVLLIAVGTFLYPHLHPPVKENETAKKVTIVPGGNKAYLTLGNGKRIILNDASRGQLAKEAGVEIRKTGDGQLVYSIKDQRASDQTLINTIETPKGGRYQVLLPDGTKVWLNAASKLTYPVSFTAKDSRKVELNGEAYFEVARNERLPFRVKTTFQEIEVLGTHFNVMAYDDEKIIRTTLLEGAVKVAANHKQSLLYPGQQADLNRENQHIRITTAVKNKSVAWKNGYFMFTGDTIEDIMKQVGRWYDLEVEYRGNRSNQQFGGTYSMDKDIHELMKGLELTGMIHYKIEGRRIIVMD; encoded by the coding sequence ATGAATAGGGAAGAATACCAACAGCTGATACATAAAGTGTCGGATGGAATGGCGACTGATCACGAGCTCGCTTTGTACAACCGATATTTCCATGCCTACCAGAAATCTGAGGAATGGGAGGAGTCTGAAATGGGGCAACAGCAGGAGCTCAAATTGAAACTGGATCAATTGGTCTTTGCGCAGATTCGTACAAAACCAACCTTATCCCTAAGGCCGCTCATTTTTAAGCTCGCAATTGCAGCAGTGCTATTGATTGCAGTCGGCACCTTCCTTTATCCCCATCTCCATCCCCCTGTTAAAGAAAATGAGACCGCTAAGAAAGTGACCATTGTTCCCGGTGGAAATAAAGCCTATTTAACGCTGGGCAATGGCAAACGAATTATACTCAACGATGCTTCCCGCGGACAACTGGCTAAAGAAGCCGGCGTGGAGATCCGTAAAACAGGGGATGGTCAACTGGTCTATTCCATCAAAGATCAGCGGGCCTCAGACCAGACCCTGATCAATACGATCGAAACACCCAAAGGCGGACGTTACCAGGTTCTTTTGCCAGATGGAACTAAAGTCTGGTTAAATGCGGCATCTAAACTGACTTATCCAGTATCCTTCACTGCAAAAGACAGCAGGAAGGTAGAGTTGAATGGAGAAGCCTATTTTGAAGTCGCCAGAAATGAACGCTTGCCTTTCAGGGTAAAGACCACTTTTCAGGAAATTGAAGTATTGGGCACCCATTTCAACGTCATGGCCTATGACGATGAAAAAATCATCAGAACCACCTTGCTGGAAGGCGCTGTAAAAGTCGCCGCTAATCACAAACAATCCTTACTATATCCTGGACAGCAGGCAGATCTGAATAGAGAAAATCAACACATCCGCATTACTACCGCAGTTAAAAATAAGTCTGTAGCCTGGAAAAACGGTTATTTTATGTTTACCGGTGATACGATTGAAGACATTATGAAGCAGGTAGGCCGATGGTATGACCTTGAGGTAGAATACCGTGGCAATAGGAGCAATCAGCAGTTTGGAGGAACCTATTCCATGGATAAAGACATTCATGAATTGATGAAAGGACTGGAATTAACGGGAATGATTCATTATAAAATTGAAGGAAGGAGGATTATTGTAATGGACTAA
- a CDS encoding solute:sodium symporter family transporter, producing MNVTAFATFIIVTFLVALISWFKTRRHKITTSAGLFLANRKLSFTAVGTALFFTNISAAEFVGNSESVYLNNMTVMAWGVSSVFAMLIVSEFVIPVYLKGAMSTTPDFLENRYDPQTKKLVSLVFLIGYMVNLLPIVLYTGAIALNGLFHFSDIWDISYGSSIWILVWCIGLIGSLYSILGGLKAIVISDLVLGICMFTGALLLAYFGLRHVGNGDFQQGIHTILSSKTAHFNSIGTASDAVPFSTIFTGMILMNLFYWGTEQVIVQQALASSNLEASQKGIALACAGKLLGPLLFILPGIIAVHMYSNMENTTEVFSKVVSDVSPPVLSGFIAAVIFGAAITSYSPGLNSASTLFILNLYKPFKEKKGIPVTEKNLLKTSKRFEMFASLLAMFIAPLFLFSSDSFYTFMQKINAAFSIPIFTIMFVGFVTKKVPPIAAKIGLAFCLTGYILTQMVFDTGIHFLHVLAILFVLTSAIMLIIGKLYPMEKAYIAQDKPVVDLKPWKNRHWVNGLLLLIMILLFLLFSPLYLAAAG from the coding sequence ATGAACGTTACTGCCTTTGCTACCTTTATTATCGTCACCTTTCTGGTTGCATTGATTTCCTGGTTTAAGACCCGAAGGCATAAAATAACCACCTCTGCAGGGCTCTTTTTGGCCAACCGGAAGCTCAGCTTTACGGCGGTCGGTACGGCTCTGTTTTTTACCAATATCAGCGCGGCGGAATTTGTAGGCAACAGTGAATCTGTATACCTCAACAACATGACGGTCATGGCCTGGGGAGTAAGTTCTGTATTCGCCATGCTGATTGTCTCTGAATTTGTGATCCCCGTTTATTTGAAGGGCGCCATGTCTACCACACCCGATTTCCTGGAAAACAGGTATGATCCGCAAACCAAGAAACTGGTGTCTCTTGTTTTTCTGATCGGCTACATGGTTAATCTCTTACCTATCGTATTGTACACCGGTGCCATCGCCTTAAATGGTCTGTTTCATTTTTCAGACATCTGGGACATCAGTTATGGCAGCAGCATCTGGATCCTGGTTTGGTGCATTGGACTGATCGGGAGCTTATATTCCATTCTCGGCGGACTAAAAGCGATTGTAATTTCGGACCTTGTTTTGGGTATCTGCATGTTCACCGGTGCTTTATTACTCGCCTACTTCGGATTAAGACATGTTGGAAATGGCGATTTTCAGCAGGGCATACACACCATTCTTTCTTCAAAAACAGCACATTTCAACTCCATAGGAACCGCCAGTGATGCTGTTCCCTTCTCTACCATTTTCACCGGGATGATCTTAATGAACCTGTTTTATTGGGGCACGGAACAGGTCATCGTACAACAAGCCCTGGCCTCCTCCAATCTTGAAGCCAGTCAGAAGGGCATTGCACTTGCCTGCGCAGGAAAGCTGCTTGGTCCCTTACTTTTTATTTTACCGGGGATTATTGCCGTTCATATGTACAGCAATATGGAAAACACGACTGAAGTATTTTCCAAGGTGGTCAGTGATGTATCTCCGCCTGTACTCAGTGGCTTTATTGCTGCCGTTATTTTCGGTGCAGCCATCACCTCCTATTCACCGGGACTGAACAGCGCAAGCACCTTGTTTATCTTAAACCTCTACAAGCCTTTTAAAGAGAAAAAAGGCATTCCGGTTACCGAAAAGAATTTGCTCAAGACCTCCAAACGGTTTGAAATGTTTGCTTCCTTACTGGCCATGTTCATTGCCCCGTTGTTTCTTTTTTCAAGCGATAGCTTTTACACCTTTATGCAGAAGATCAATGCCGCATTCAGCATCCCGATCTTTACCATCATGTTTGTGGGATTTGTCACCAAAAAGGTTCCACCAATTGCCGCAAAAATAGGTCTGGCATTTTGCCTTACCGGATATATACTCACACAAATGGTATTTGATACCGGCATCCATTTTCTACACGTACTTGCGATTCTCTTTGTCCTCACTTCGGCCATTATGCTGATCATCGGAAAACTATATCCGATGGAAAAAGCTTATATAGCGCAGGACAAGCCGGTTGTCGACCTCAAGCCCTGGAAGAATCGCCACTGGGTAAATGGGCTTCTTTTGCTCATCATGATCCTTTTGTTCCTGCTCTTCTCTCCTCTTTATCTTGCGGCGGCCGGGTAA
- a CDS encoding RNA polymerase sigma-70 factor: MNSYEVFTDQELIVSMKSGNQAAFEEIYERHWTVLYRSAYNVLREEAGSLDVVQEVFIWFWEHRERLEVNSIKGYLLTAVKYKVANYIRSGKVRASFYEGIPKVDLDSAFPNEALEVKELSAMIRHFTEELPDRCKEVFRLSRQEYLTNKEIAERLGITEKTVENQINKAIKKLKTNLGKFSIFLSL, from the coding sequence ATGAATTCATACGAAGTATTTACGGATCAGGAATTGATCGTCTCTATGAAATCGGGGAATCAAGCTGCCTTTGAGGAAATCTATGAGCGGCACTGGACGGTACTCTATCGCTCCGCTTATAATGTACTTAGAGAAGAAGCAGGGAGTTTGGATGTGGTGCAGGAGGTCTTTATCTGGTTTTGGGAACACCGGGAACGGCTTGAAGTCAATTCCATTAAAGGGTATTTACTGACAGCAGTAAAATATAAGGTCGCTAATTACATCAGGAGTGGAAAAGTACGGGCTTCTTTTTATGAAGGAATTCCTAAGGTAGATCTGGATTCGGCCTTTCCGAATGAAGCATTAGAGGTCAAAGAGCTAAGCGCAATGATCCGCCATTTTACAGAAGAGCTTCCCGACCGCTGTAAAGAAGTGTTCCGGCTTAGCCGGCAAGAATATCTGACGAATAAAGAAATCGCTGAGCGACTGGGAATCACCGAAAAAACAGTGGAGAACCAGATCAATAAAGCGATTAAAAAGCTGAAAACCAACCTCGGTAAGTTTTCTATCTTCCTGAGCCTTTAG
- a CDS encoding beta-L-arabinofuranosidase domain-containing protein produces the protein MSIRKSMILALAMVPSWLFAQQESGGSYVFNRSPLYAAADVQLPLGSIKAKGWLLKQLELQKDGATGNAEALYPESGNLGANSDWLGGTGESWERAPYYVKGLVALAYTLGDPGLKAKSEKWINWTLDQQRPDGSFGPVKMKDWWPRMPMMYAIQSYYEATGDKRVIGFFSRYFKYQLDNLDKQPLSEWSKSRTADNIEIVLWLYNRTGEKSLLQLAEKLKSQAYPWTAIFTGNQFYHYGDDFHTKHSVSVGQALKFPAIYSQLNNSPFYRAATQKGIDHLMRDHGQSTGIASGTEFLAGRSSFQGTETCTVVEWMQSLETAARIIHDAKLGDRLEKIAFNTLPAQFSRDIKSHLYYTQPNQVYCKHGNSGFDEDYDGALLLSPYSGMGCCRYNMHMGWPYFVKNSWVATPDKGLAVIAYAPVEVSAFVAENVPVKLQVMTNYPFEEEIRIKVLLEKPSSFPLKLRIPEWCKNPQISIDGKTLPGVKTGQIYTINRSWNTKNLVLINFPMEVKLSNQVNNSVTVERGPIVYGLKMDAKYSISKKHPVDGFFDYEVSPSAAWNYGLVLSGNDRTGTIKVQRSAMPENPFIQASTPVKLTVTAKKIPSWTSAYNKMHALEVPRSPVASSAQTEEITLTPFGSENIRISNFPVIGVPETAGKTYQENFSQATLKDWLLYGGSWFIKDGAIHAASNKGSWGYGIHGSKAIAGSTLFDDLSYEATVQLNSKGDAGLIFRVTDHVIGAEAYNGYYLGINADSGQIQLGKSSNQKWMVLATAQQKLELGKAYQVSIEAKGAEIKVYFNKGLKPIFSVTDDEFKSGSIGVRAYDALASIDNLSARSLK, from the coding sequence ATGAGCATCAGGAAATCTATGATTTTGGCGTTGGCTATGGTTCCATCATGGCTATTTGCCCAACAGGAATCTGGCGGGTCATATGTATTTAACCGAAGTCCACTCTATGCAGCTGCTGATGTACAATTGCCATTAGGTAGTATCAAAGCTAAAGGATGGTTGCTAAAGCAACTTGAACTGCAAAAAGATGGTGCCACAGGAAATGCGGAAGCACTTTATCCGGAAAGCGGGAACCTTGGAGCTAATTCCGACTGGCTGGGTGGTACCGGCGAAAGCTGGGAACGTGCCCCTTATTACGTAAAGGGACTTGTTGCGCTTGCTTACACCTTAGGAGATCCCGGATTGAAAGCCAAATCAGAGAAGTGGATCAACTGGACATTGGACCAGCAACGGCCCGATGGTTCTTTTGGGCCAGTAAAAATGAAGGACTGGTGGCCAAGAATGCCCATGATGTATGCGATACAAAGTTATTATGAAGCTACGGGCGACAAGCGTGTAATTGGCTTTTTTAGCAGGTATTTCAAATACCAGCTCGACAATCTGGATAAACAACCTTTATCTGAATGGAGCAAGTCAAGAACGGCAGACAACATAGAAATCGTCTTGTGGCTATACAACAGAACCGGAGAAAAATCACTCTTACAGCTGGCAGAAAAATTAAAATCACAAGCTTATCCATGGACAGCTATTTTTACCGGCAATCAATTTTACCATTATGGAGATGATTTCCATACCAAACACAGCGTTAGTGTAGGTCAGGCACTGAAATTCCCTGCAATCTACTCCCAACTGAATAACAGCCCATTTTACAGAGCGGCTACTCAGAAAGGGATTGATCATTTGATGAGAGACCATGGGCAGTCGACAGGGATTGCTTCCGGTACCGAGTTTCTTGCGGGAAGAAGTTCCTTTCAGGGCACCGAAACCTGTACCGTAGTAGAATGGATGCAAAGTCTGGAAACCGCAGCAAGAATAATACATGATGCGAAACTTGGAGACCGGCTTGAAAAGATAGCCTTTAATACCCTACCGGCACAGTTTAGCAGGGACATTAAATCTCATTTATACTACACACAACCGAACCAGGTATATTGCAAACATGGCAATTCGGGTTTTGATGAAGACTATGATGGTGCTTTGCTGCTCAGCCCCTATTCCGGAATGGGCTGCTGCAGGTACAATATGCATATGGGCTGGCCCTATTTTGTTAAAAACAGCTGGGTAGCAACGCCAGATAAAGGCCTGGCGGTAATTGCCTACGCTCCGGTTGAGGTCAGTGCTTTTGTAGCAGAAAACGTCCCTGTAAAACTCCAGGTGATGACCAATTATCCATTCGAAGAAGAGATCAGAATTAAAGTATTGTTAGAAAAGCCAAGCTCATTTCCCCTAAAACTGCGCATTCCGGAATGGTGCAAAAACCCACAGATTTCCATTGATGGCAAAACATTGCCAGGCGTTAAAACCGGTCAGATTTATACCATTAACAGATCATGGAATACCAAGAATCTGGTGCTGATCAACTTTCCTATGGAAGTAAAACTCAGCAACCAGGTCAACAATTCAGTAACCGTAGAACGCGGACCAATTGTATACGGACTTAAGATGGATGCGAAATACAGCATCAGCAAAAAACATCCTGTTGATGGCTTTTTCGACTATGAAGTTTCCCCATCCGCCGCCTGGAACTATGGATTGGTTTTAAGTGGTAATGACCGTACCGGAACAATTAAAGTTCAGCGTAGTGCCATGCCCGAAAATCCGTTTATACAGGCCAGCACTCCGGTAAAACTAACGGTTACGGCAAAGAAAATACCATCCTGGACTTCGGCATATAATAAGATGCATGCACTTGAAGTACCACGCAGTCCTGTGGCTTCATCCGCACAGACGGAGGAAATCACACTGACACCATTTGGATCAGAAAACATCAGGATCAGTAACTTCCCCGTCATCGGTGTTCCGGAAACTGCCGGAAAAACATATCAGGAAAATTTCAGTCAGGCCACACTTAAAGACTGGCTCCTATATGGTGGCAGCTGGTTTATTAAAGATGGCGCCATCCATGCTGCCTCCAACAAAGGCTCCTGGGGGTATGGCATCCATGGATCTAAGGCTATTGCCGGCAGTACCCTTTTTGACGACCTCAGCTATGAGGCAACGGTACAACTAAACTCGAAAGGTGATGCCGGATTGATCTTTAGGGTTACAGATCATGTGATCGGAGCTGAGGCTTACAATGGCTACTATTTAGGCATCAACGCAGATTCCGGTCAGATACAACTGGGCAAATCCTCCAATCAAAAATGGATGGTTCTTGCCACAGCACAACAAAAACTGGAGCTTGGCAAAGCTTATCAGGTTAGCATAGAGGCCAAAGGTGCGGAGATTAAAGTCTATTTTAACAAGGGGTTAAAACCTATATTTTCTGTGACCGATGATGAATTCAAGAGCGGATCAATTGGCGTAAGGGCTTACGATGCGCTGGCCAGTATCGATAATTTAAGCGCCAGATCGCTCAAATGA